From the genome of Duffyella gerundensis, one region includes:
- the gapA gene encoding glyceraldehyde-3-phosphate dehydrogenase: protein MTIKVGINGFGRIGRIVFRAAQQRSDIEIVAINDLLDAEYMAYMLKYDSTHGRFDGTVDVKDGHLVVNGKTIRVTAEKDPANLKWGDVGVDVVAEATGIFLTDETARKHIAAGAKKVVLTGPSKDDTPMFVRGANFDKYAGQDIVSNASCTTNCLAPLAKVINDKFGIVEGLMTTVHATTATQKTVDGPSHKDWRGGRGASQNIIPSSTGAAKAVGKVLPELNGKLTGMAFRVPTPNVSVVDLTVRLEKPASYKEICEAIKAAAEGEMKDVLGYVEDDVVSTDFNGEVLTSVFDAKAGIALNDNFVKLVSWYDNETGYSNKVLDLIALVSAK, encoded by the coding sequence ATGACTATCAAAGTAGGTATCAACGGTTTTGGCCGTATCGGCCGCATCGTTTTCCGTGCTGCTCAGCAGCGTTCTGACATCGAGATCGTGGCAATCAACGATCTGCTGGATGCAGAATACATGGCTTACATGCTGAAGTATGACTCCACTCACGGCCGTTTCGACGGTACCGTTGACGTGAAAGATGGTCATCTGGTCGTAAACGGCAAAACCATTCGCGTTACCGCTGAGAAAGATCCGGCTAACCTGAAATGGGGCGACGTAGGTGTTGATGTTGTTGCTGAAGCAACCGGTATCTTCCTGACCGACGAAACTGCGCGTAAACACATCGCTGCAGGCGCGAAGAAAGTGGTTCTGACCGGTCCATCGAAAGATGACACCCCAATGTTTGTTCGCGGTGCCAACTTCGACAAATATGCTGGCCAGGATATCGTTTCTAACGCCTCCTGTACCACCAACTGCCTGGCGCCACTGGCTAAAGTTATCAACGACAAGTTTGGTATCGTTGAAGGCCTGATGACCACCGTTCACGCGACCACCGCTACCCAGAAAACCGTTGATGGCCCGTCTCACAAAGACTGGCGCGGCGGCCGCGGCGCATCGCAGAACATCATTCCATCTTCAACTGGCGCAGCGAAAGCTGTAGGCAAAGTGCTGCCAGAACTGAATGGCAAACTGACCGGTATGGCTTTCCGCGTACCAACGCCAAACGTTTCTGTGGTTGACCTGACTGTACGTCTGGAAAAACCAGCGTCTTACAAAGAAATTTGTGAAGCGATCAAAGCCGCTGCTGAAGGCGAAATGAAAGATGTACTGGGCTACGTTGAAGACGACGTGGTTTCTACTGACTTCAACGGCGAAGTGCTGACCTCTGTATTTGATGCGAAGGCCGGTATTGCCCTGAACGACAACTTTGTGAAACTGGTTTCCTGGTACGATAACGAAACTGGCTACTCAAACAAAGTTCTCGACCTGATTGCACTGGTTTCTGCAAAATAA
- the msrB gene encoding peptide-methionine (R)-S-oxide reductase MsrB: MAKPDTHHASDVELNEMQRYVTQQRGTEPPYSGALLHNKAEGIYHCLVCNAPLFLSESKYDSGCGWPSFYEPVKDDAIRYLEDNTHGMHRTEIRCGSCDAHLGHVFPDGPQPTGERYCVNSASMRFTDDDGNQVKG; the protein is encoded by the coding sequence ATGGCAAAACCCGATACGCACCATGCATCAGACGTTGAGCTGAACGAAATGCAGCGTTACGTTACCCAGCAACGTGGCACCGAACCGCCTTACTCAGGCGCGTTATTGCACAACAAAGCTGAAGGTATCTATCACTGCCTGGTCTGTAATGCACCGCTGTTTCTTTCTGAAAGCAAGTACGACTCCGGCTGTGGCTGGCCCAGTTTTTATGAGCCGGTGAAGGATGATGCGATTCGTTATCTGGAAGATAATACTCACGGCATGCACCGCACGGAAATCCGCTGTGGAAGTTGCGATGCGCACCTGGGCCACGTTTTCCCTGACGGCCCGCAGCCTACCGGCGAACGCTACTGCGTGAATTCTGCGTCAATGCGTTTTACCGACGACGACGGCAATCAGGTAAAAGGGTAA
- a CDS encoding D-hexose-6-phosphate mutarotase, protein MTHTIFSLPVVNQISPYLSQRQLGELPVIAINHPLFRAAVTLQGAQLIAWQPNGEAPAIWLSEKSAFSPGKAIRGGVPICWPWFGPAGEPAHGFARTLPWTLSAHDENDQSVMLTFVLESSEQTKKLWPHDFTLFARFRIGERCEIELEAHGDYTATAALHTYFAVGDINQTEVTGLGNTFIDKVKNGENGTSDDGKQRYTQRVDRIYTQPEDCSLINDAANNRIIEVYHHYHQDVVTWNPGAELSCSMQDMANDGYKTMVCVETASINQPMKSAGETPARLATTFRLRRKA, encoded by the coding sequence ATGACCCACACCATTTTTTCGCTGCCGGTGGTTAACCAGATTTCACCTTATCTCTCACAACGCCAGCTGGGAGAACTGCCGGTTATCGCCATTAATCACCCGTTATTTCGTGCAGCTGTGACCCTGCAGGGTGCTCAGCTGATTGCCTGGCAGCCCAATGGCGAAGCGCCAGCGATTTGGCTCAGTGAAAAATCCGCATTCTCGCCGGGTAAGGCGATTCGCGGCGGCGTGCCGATCTGCTGGCCGTGGTTTGGTCCGGCGGGAGAACCGGCGCACGGCTTTGCCCGTACGTTGCCGTGGACGTTAAGCGCCCATGATGAAAATGACCAGAGCGTCATGCTGACCTTTGTGCTGGAAAGCAGTGAGCAGACGAAAAAGCTGTGGCCGCACGACTTCACGCTGTTTGCCCGCTTCCGCATTGGCGAACGCTGTGAAATCGAGCTGGAAGCGCATGGCGACTACACTGCTACCGCAGCGCTGCACACCTACTTTGCCGTGGGTGATATCAACCAGACGGAAGTCACTGGCTTAGGCAACACCTTCATCGATAAGGTGAAAAACGGTGAAAACGGCACCTCTGATGACGGCAAACAGCGTTATACGCAGCGGGTTGACCGCATCTATACGCAGCCCGAAGATTGCAGCCTGATCAACGATGCGGCCAATAACCGCATCATTGAGGTATATCACCATTATCATCAGGATGTGGTGACCTGGAACCCAGGCGCTGAGCTCTCCTGCAGCATGCAGGATATGGCCAACGACGGCTACAAAACCATGGTTTGCGTGGAGACCGCGAGCATCAACCAGCCGATGAAAAGTGCGGGCGAAACGCCTGCCCGACTGGCTACCACCTTCCGCTTGCGCCGCAAAGCGTAA
- a CDS encoding YeaC family protein — protein MDKDLQSVLAAMTPEVYQRLATAVELGKWPDGVALTPEQKAHSLQLVMLWQSQHNEQAQHMSIAKGGDIVTKSKKQLKQELGIDDDITRLTLH, from the coding sequence ATGGATAAGGATCTACAGAGTGTACTGGCGGCAATGACGCCAGAGGTTTATCAACGTCTGGCGACGGCCGTTGAGCTGGGGAAATGGCCAGACGGCGTGGCGCTGACCCCGGAACAAAAAGCGCATTCGCTACAGCTAGTGATGCTGTGGCAGTCTCAGCACAACGAGCAGGCGCAGCATATGAGCATTGCGAAGGGCGGCGATATCGTCACCAAAAGCAAAAAGCAGCTCAAGCAAGAACTGGGTATTGATGACGACATTACCCGGCTTACTCTGCACTAA
- a CDS encoding aldo/keto reductase, translated as MTQHVNLGGIALPAVGQGTWFMGEQPAEQQREIAALQAGLDAGLTLIDTAEMYAEGGAEKVVGMALKGRRDRAFLVSKFYPWHASATEAIDACERSLKRLQTDYLDLYLLHWRGNVPLEETLLAMQTLQQQGKIGRWGVSNFDVEDLHELWQEAGGDACATNQVLYHLASRGIEYDLLPECQQRSLPIMAYCPLAQAGKLRHQLLTHPLLQEIAQQKGISVAQLLLAWVIRKEGVMAIPKASSTAHVKENALAMQVTLSSEELALINQAFPPPNGKQPLDMV; from the coding sequence ATGACACAGCATGTAAACCTTGGCGGTATCGCATTACCCGCTGTGGGACAGGGTACGTGGTTCATGGGTGAGCAGCCTGCTGAACAGCAGCGCGAAATAGCGGCGCTGCAGGCGGGCCTTGATGCCGGTTTGACGCTGATCGATACCGCGGAAATGTATGCTGAAGGCGGCGCGGAAAAGGTGGTCGGCATGGCGTTGAAGGGACGTCGCGATCGGGCATTTCTGGTATCGAAATTCTATCCCTGGCACGCCAGCGCGACTGAGGCGATAGACGCGTGCGAGCGCAGCCTGAAACGGCTACAGACCGATTATCTTGATCTCTATCTGCTGCACTGGCGTGGCAACGTGCCGCTGGAAGAGACGCTGCTGGCCATGCAGACGCTTCAGCAGCAGGGTAAAATCGGTCGCTGGGGCGTCTCTAACTTTGACGTCGAGGATCTGCATGAGCTGTGGCAGGAAGCGGGCGGTGATGCCTGTGCGACAAATCAGGTTCTCTATCATCTGGCTTCACGCGGTATCGAATACGATTTGCTGCCGGAATGTCAGCAGCGCAGCCTGCCGATAATGGCCTATTGTCCGCTGGCACAGGCAGGTAAATTGCGCCATCAGTTGCTTACGCATCCGTTGCTGCAGGAAATTGCACAACAAAAGGGCATCAGCGTGGCTCAGCTGTTACTGGCATGGGTTATCCGTAAAGAGGGTGTAATGGCGATTCCCAAAGCCAGTTCAACGGCGCATGTGAAAGAGAATGCGCTGGCGATGCAGGTCACGCTGAGCAGTGAAGAACTGGCGCTGATCAATCAGGCTTTTCCGCCGCCGAACGGCAAACAGCCGCTTGATATGGTATGA